Proteins co-encoded in one Rhodococcus sp. PAMC28707 genomic window:
- a CDS encoding MMPL family transporter — protein MNRWASFVVSHKRWVLSIAVVVVALSGIWGLGVFGKLSEGGFIDPGSEAAEVSELVAGLGQQTPDIVAIYTAPEGKSIDDIAPDVTSVLDAFQNKYAVANVTSYWTADTGTKQFLVSKDRTKALATVTLGPDSGITFATFGEIPPQLEVPGVTSQFAGGSVVGVSFSQTLQEDLVRSEAIAIPITLVLLIVIFGGVVAAAVPVFVGILSVLSALAILRTLTSFTEVSSFSINVASLLGLGLAIDYGLFIVSRYREEMRDGATPADAAIRTVLTAGRTIVFSGLLLICAFAGMLVFPQPVIKSLGFGAMAAVASAAILSLTAVPALLAILGPRINSLTWSRTASDRGEARAQKFWGGVVTRVMRKPGIVAAVIIAGLLVLSAPILKVTLGEVDYTALPKDDPARVAVETLGTEFQSSGESATVVLRGLDGAKPQGAPIADITRRAESVDGIARVSFIGSTDDIVALEAIFSEPSDGRTEADAASAAVAGLRAMTPPDGTELLVGGARALVDDGNAAIAAWLPVMIAIMVVSTLILLFLAFGSIVLPIKAVLMAGLSLGATFGVLTWVFQEGHGADLLGVTPAPLEATFVVLILAVVFGLSTDYEVFLMSRMVEARAGGASTEEAVVIGAQRTGRIVTAAALILIIVTGAFTISELSIMRFLGFGMILALIVDATIIRMLLVPSLVKLMGEANWWAPAWMKKVHEKVGIGH, from the coding sequence GTGAATCGTTGGGCCTCGTTCGTCGTCTCCCACAAGCGTTGGGTGCTCTCCATCGCGGTGGTGGTCGTAGCCCTGAGCGGAATATGGGGACTCGGCGTCTTCGGCAAGCTCAGCGAGGGCGGGTTCATCGACCCCGGTAGTGAAGCTGCGGAGGTTTCGGAGCTCGTCGCAGGATTGGGGCAGCAAACCCCCGATATCGTCGCCATCTACACCGCGCCCGAAGGCAAGAGCATCGACGACATCGCCCCGGACGTCACCTCGGTACTCGACGCCTTCCAGAACAAGTACGCAGTCGCGAACGTCACCTCCTACTGGACAGCCGATACCGGGACGAAGCAATTCCTGGTCTCGAAAGACCGAACGAAGGCACTCGCGACGGTCACTCTCGGCCCCGACTCCGGCATCACCTTCGCCACGTTCGGAGAGATCCCACCGCAGCTCGAGGTACCGGGCGTCACCTCCCAGTTCGCCGGTGGCTCCGTGGTCGGGGTCTCCTTCAGCCAAACGCTCCAGGAAGATCTGGTTCGCTCGGAAGCCATCGCCATCCCCATCACGCTCGTTCTGCTGATCGTGATCTTCGGTGGCGTCGTAGCGGCCGCCGTCCCGGTCTTCGTCGGCATCCTGAGTGTCCTGAGTGCGTTGGCAATCCTGCGTACCCTTACCTCGTTCACGGAAGTCAGCTCGTTCTCCATCAACGTCGCATCACTTCTGGGTCTCGGGCTCGCCATCGACTACGGGCTGTTCATCGTCAGTCGATATCGAGAAGAAATGCGCGACGGTGCAACACCGGCCGATGCAGCGATTCGTACAGTTCTGACGGCAGGCAGAACGATCGTCTTCTCGGGTTTGCTGCTGATCTGCGCCTTTGCCGGCATGCTCGTCTTCCCACAACCGGTGATCAAGTCGCTCGGTTTCGGGGCCATGGCCGCTGTAGCCAGCGCCGCAATCCTGTCGTTGACAGCGGTGCCCGCATTGCTGGCGATCCTCGGACCACGCATCAATTCTCTGACGTGGAGCAGGACCGCGTCCGATCGAGGTGAGGCGCGCGCCCAGAAGTTCTGGGGCGGCGTCGTGACCCGAGTGATGCGCAAGCCAGGCATTGTAGCGGCAGTGATCATCGCCGGACTTCTCGTACTGTCGGCTCCGATACTGAAGGTCACACTCGGCGAGGTCGACTACACCGCGCTCCCCAAGGACGATCCCGCTCGCGTCGCCGTCGAGACCCTCGGCACCGAGTTCCAATCTTCGGGTGAGAGCGCAACGGTCGTACTCCGGGGCCTCGATGGAGCCAAACCCCAGGGCGCGCCGATAGCCGACATCACCCGTCGAGCAGAATCCGTCGACGGCATCGCTCGAGTGTCGTTCATCGGATCCACAGACGATATCGTCGCTCTGGAAGCAATCTTCAGTGAACCGAGCGACGGTCGTACCGAAGCCGATGCAGCCAGTGCTGCGGTGGCAGGGCTGCGCGCGATGACGCCACCGGATGGAACCGAGTTGCTCGTCGGTGGCGCACGGGCACTCGTCGACGACGGCAATGCGGCGATCGCCGCATGGCTTCCGGTCATGATTGCGATCATGGTCGTCTCGACGCTCATCTTGCTCTTCCTGGCATTCGGATCGATCGTGTTGCCGATCAAAGCCGTCCTCATGGCGGGACTCAGCCTGGGGGCAACATTCGGAGTTCTCACCTGGGTATTCCAGGAAGGACACGGCGCCGATCTTCTCGGGGTGACGCCCGCGCCACTGGAGGCGACCTTCGTGGTCCTCATCCTCGCTGTGGTCTTCGGCCTGTCGACCGACTACGAAGTGTTCTTGATGTCGCGCATGGTCGAGGCGCGCGCAGGCGGGGCTTCGACGGAGGAGGCGGTCGTCATCGGCGCCCAGCGCACCGGAAGAATCGTGACAGCGGCCGCACTCATCCTCATCATCGTCACCGGCGCGTTCACCATCTCCGAATTGTCGATCATGCGGTTCCTGGGGTTCGGTATGATTCTCGCGCTCATCGTCGATGCCACGATCATCCGCATGCTGCTAGTCCCCTCGCTGGTGAAGTTGATGGGTGAGGCGAACTGGTGGGCTCCGGCGTGGATGAAGAAGGTGCACGAGAAGGTGGGTATCGGTCACTGA